The following are from one region of the Thermoproteus uzoniensis 768-20 genome:
- a CDS encoding PadR family transcriptional regulator, translated as MWGEGPPLYVKRRGLRYIILRILASRSPLTGAQIAEEIERMTWGFWRPSPGSIYPALAQLEAEGLIRVARVDGPKKYYELTDEGRRYLGIGSDYIKEAVLAFENLYNFLLENWDKLDEESKRTLGEIAEGLLRSLGRR; from the coding sequence ATGTGGGGCGAGGGGCCGCCTCTATACGTGAAGAGGCGGGGGCTCAGATACATAATCCTGCGCATATTGGCCTCGCGGAGCCCCCTCACGGGCGCCCAAATAGCCGAGGAGATAGAAAGGATGACGTGGGGGTTCTGGCGCCCCTCCCCGGGCTCGATCTACCCGGCGCTGGCCCAGCTGGAGGCCGAAGGGCTTATCCGCGTCGCCAGAGTCGACGGGCCTAAGAAGTACTACGAGCTGACCGACGAGGGGAGGCGCTATCTAGGCATAGGCTCGGACTACATCAAAGAGGCCGTCTTGGCCTTCGAGAACCTCTACAACTTCCTCCTGGAGAACTGGGACAAGCTGGACGAGGAAAGCAAGAGGACCTTGGGCGAGATAGCCGAGGGGCTCCTCAGAAGCCTCGGGAGGCGATGA
- the ppcA gene encoding phosphoenolpyruvate carboxylase: MYLPRLMCTQHPDSTIKITAEEEVEEAVAAYAIYGCDEVMSDFEGKGTPYIQPRDIVLRALKSGIPLGERFFVTPRIPNPSLEDFERSMLAMEAAVLADLRALKEAGVHGVRWIVLPMSESPEDVRLATDMLARKAAAYSGKAEIQLVPLVEDAAKHLRIAEFVKVIIQEYIRRGVFLEQVRVFLGKSDSAVVNGHIASALALRVALAEIGRLNSELDHEIAPILGMGSPPFRGGLNNPALASVEADQYSGFWTATVQSAVRYDVPYQRYLSVRETLLAAAGRGPDASLDATWASLVVREASESYRQLVSKYADKIAELASLIPSTRDRVSWRVYGRSIISNGGVVNVPRAIVYTAAWYAAGLPPTLLDAPYVTTLHRRGELDKLLRALPAYLRELEYDAQFYDRRRAESLLGRRIVDEVDEALDVLGIRAERAEGLPPFVPSQSYVLAEARARGFLG; this comes from the coding sequence ATGTATCTGCCGCGCCTCATGTGCACGCAACATCCAGACTCCACAATAAAGATAACCGCCGAGGAGGAGGTTGAGGAGGCCGTGGCGGCCTACGCCATCTACGGCTGCGACGAGGTTATGTCGGATTTCGAGGGGAAGGGGACGCCGTATATACAGCCTAGAGATATAGTGTTGAGGGCCCTCAAGTCGGGGATACCCCTCGGAGAGCGCTTCTTCGTAACGCCCCGTATACCCAACCCTTCGCTCGAGGACTTCGAGAGGAGCATGTTGGCCATGGAGGCCGCGGTGCTGGCGGATCTAAGGGCCCTCAAGGAGGCCGGCGTGCACGGGGTGCGTTGGATAGTCCTCCCCATGTCGGAGAGCCCCGAGGACGTCAGGCTCGCCACAGATATGCTGGCCAGGAAAGCCGCCGCCTACTCGGGCAAGGCGGAGATACAGCTGGTGCCTCTGGTCGAGGACGCGGCTAAGCATCTCAGAATAGCGGAGTTCGTCAAGGTGATCATCCAGGAGTATATCAGACGCGGCGTATTCCTAGAGCAGGTGAGGGTCTTCCTGGGCAAGAGCGACTCGGCCGTCGTGAACGGCCACATAGCCTCAGCTCTGGCGCTCCGCGTAGCCCTCGCCGAGATAGGCAGGCTGAACTCAGAGCTGGACCACGAGATAGCGCCGATCCTCGGCATGGGCTCCCCGCCGTTTAGAGGAGGTCTGAACAACCCGGCTCTCGCCTCCGTCGAGGCCGACCAGTACTCGGGCTTCTGGACGGCCACGGTGCAGTCGGCGGTGCGCTACGACGTGCCGTATCAGCGGTACCTATCCGTCAGAGAGACTCTGCTCGCGGCGGCCGGCCGCGGCCCCGACGCCTCGCTAGATGCTACTTGGGCCTCGCTTGTAGTCAGGGAGGCCTCCGAGTCCTACAGACAGCTCGTCTCAAAATACGCCGACAAGATCGCCGAGCTCGCCTCCTTGATCCCCTCGACGCGGGACAGAGTTTCGTGGCGCGTCTACGGCAGATCTATAATATCCAACGGCGGCGTCGTGAACGTGCCCCGCGCGATAGTCTATACTGCGGCTTGGTACGCCGCCGGCCTGCCTCCGACCCTCCTGGACGCGCCCTACGTGACGACGCTCCACAGACGCGGAGAGCTGGACAAGCTCTTGAGGGCGCTACCGGCGTATCTCAGAGAGCTCGAATACGACGCGCAGTTCTACGACAGGAGGAGGGCCGAGTCGCTCTTGGGCCGCCGTATAGTGGACGAGGTGGACGAGGCTCTGGACGTGTTGGGCATAAGGGCCGAACGCGCCGAGGGGCTTCCGCCGTTTGTCCCGTCTCAGTCCTACGTGCTGGCGGAGGCGCGGGCTAGAGGGTTCTTGGGCTGA
- a CDS encoding cob(I)yrinic acid a,c-diamide adenosyltransferase has protein sequence MILAYTGDGKGKTTAALGLLLRAWGHDMRILAVFTMKTPRYLDDYVGEYKALRRLGVKALYLEDHKTPRDLLEEALAVAPSYDLVILDEFNYAVRQGFLRSEDFKRLLGLGAHVVVTGNYNYAELMAADLISEVKSVKHYYSRGIIGVRGLDW, from the coding sequence ATGATCCTCGCCTACACTGGCGACGGGAAGGGCAAGACGACGGCCGCGTTGGGCCTTCTATTGAGGGCTTGGGGGCACGACATGAGGATCTTGGCGGTGTTTACCATGAAGACGCCGAGGTATCTCGACGACTACGTGGGCGAGTACAAGGCGTTGAGGAGGCTGGGGGTCAAGGCGCTGTATCTGGAGGACCACAAGACGCCTAGGGATCTCCTCGAGGAGGCCCTGGCGGTAGCCCCCAGCTACGACTTGGTCATCCTGGACGAGTTCAACTACGCCGTTAGGCAGGGCTTCTTGAGGTCTGAGGACTTCAAGAGGCTTCTCGGCTTGGGGGCCCACGTCGTGGTGACTGGGAACTACAACTACGCCGAGCTCATGGCGGCGGATCTGATATCTGAGGTCAAGTCGGTCAAGCACTACTACTCGAGGGGAATTATCGGCGTCAGGGGCCTGGACTGGTAA
- a CDS encoding FAD-dependent oxidoreductase, which translates to MKKVVIVGGGIGGMAVANTLISGKINAEVTVVTQSPHYFSGPSRPLLLTKEQTLDRIVRGYEEAIRKGVKVVVGTAFSIDPANRKVRYVGGYTSSGGVGELAYDYLVLAPGVVLDGSGITGYDKYRHNVLNVYDPGRVHLLRSKIWSAERGTIVVYAPKAPYRCAPAPTETALLIDSVLRHRGVRDKFKIVHIDANDKTQPPVIADVVSQIYSRQGIELVTNQEIVEIGEREVVTKSGERYKYDVLAMLEPNRAPKFVEEAGLGKTWIDVRSPQDLRHPKYDDVLAVGDAAGLPFPKNQEIAFESALFAANKILEMEGSSYRASVQYAFVGWAYVGNPEGRLESLSVRFGLDFTSQPPKPSKDPEPKRDYTLAKDNWEQSYLANLFGYS; encoded by the coding sequence ATGAAGAAAGTGGTAATAGTTGGGGGAGGTATCGGGGGAATGGCCGTCGCCAACACGTTGATATCGGGGAAAATCAACGCCGAGGTGACCGTCGTCACGCAGAGCCCGCACTACTTCTCGGGGCCGAGCAGACCTCTACTGCTTACCAAGGAACAGACGCTGGACAGAATAGTGAGGGGTTACGAGGAGGCGATCAGGAAGGGCGTCAAGGTCGTTGTCGGCACGGCGTTCTCCATCGACCCCGCCAACAGGAAGGTCAGATATGTGGGCGGCTACACGTCGAGCGGCGGAGTCGGCGAGCTCGCCTACGACTACCTAGTCCTTGCGCCCGGCGTGGTGCTGGACGGCTCCGGCATAACAGGCTACGACAAGTATAGGCACAACGTGCTGAACGTCTACGACCCAGGCCGCGTCCATCTGCTCAGGAGCAAGATCTGGAGCGCCGAGAGGGGCACGATAGTCGTGTACGCCCCCAAGGCCCCGTACCGTTGCGCCCCTGCCCCTACCGAGACGGCGCTGCTCATAGACTCGGTCCTGCGGCACAGAGGCGTGCGGGACAAGTTCAAGATAGTCCACATAGACGCCAACGACAAGACGCAACCGCCGGTGATCGCCGACGTGGTCTCCCAGATATATTCGCGGCAGGGGATAGAGCTCGTGACGAACCAAGAGATCGTCGAGATAGGCGAGAGGGAAGTCGTCACGAAGTCCGGCGAGCGTTATAAATACGACGTGCTCGCGATGCTCGAGCCAAACAGAGCGCCTAAGTTCGTCGAGGAGGCGGGCTTGGGCAAGACGTGGATCGACGTGAGGAGCCCGCAAGACCTCAGACACCCCAAATACGACGACGTGTTGGCCGTGGGCGACGCCGCCGGCCTTCCGTTCCCCAAGAACCAGGAAATAGCGTTTGAGAGCGCGCTGTTCGCCGCCAACAAGATACTGGAGATGGAGGGGTCCTCCTACAGGGCGTCGGTCCAATACGCGTTCGTCGGATGGGCCTACGTGGGCAATCCCGAGGGAAGGCTGGAGAGCTTGTCGGTTAGGTTCGGCCTAGACTTCACGAGCCAGCCGCCGAAGCCGAGCAAGGACCCCGAGCCGAAGAGGGACTACACACTCGCCAAGGACAACTGGGAGCAGAGCTACCTAGCCAACCTATTCGGGTACAGCTAA
- a CDS encoding nicotinamide mononucleotide deamidase-related protein: MPSAWIISIGNELLIGRVVNTNAAWLARKLTYLGYQVRRIVVVPDDEAEIVAAFREALSKADLVVSTGGLGPTPDDITNLAAAKALGVDAVLDETAKEWVLEKYRQRGYQATPERLKMAYIPRGAKPLYNSAGVAPGIWAEQGGKILLILPGVPKEMEAIFEEQAEPLLRARGPGLCFAEDSFYLAGVPEADLSPILREALKIDERIYVKSHPKGHETGAPLEEIHIYGSAGNCDEARNLVAKVRQFLVDEIWRRFPQAKLTPQPQSG; encoded by the coding sequence ATGCCGTCTGCGTGGATAATATCGATAGGGAACGAGCTCTTAATAGGCAGAGTCGTCAACACGAACGCGGCGTGGCTCGCCAGAAAGCTGACGTATCTGGGCTACCAAGTCAGGAGGATAGTGGTGGTGCCCGACGACGAGGCGGAGATCGTGGCGGCCTTTCGGGAGGCCCTATCGAAGGCCGATCTGGTCGTGTCCACGGGCGGGCTCGGCCCGACGCCGGACGACATTACGAATTTAGCCGCCGCCAAGGCCCTCGGCGTTGACGCAGTCCTCGACGAGACCGCCAAGGAGTGGGTGCTCGAGAAGTACCGGCAGAGGGGCTACCAAGCCACTCCCGAGCGTCTGAAGATGGCCTACATACCCAGAGGGGCAAAGCCTCTCTACAACTCAGCGGGCGTGGCCCCCGGGATTTGGGCAGAGCAGGGGGGAAAGATACTGTTGATACTCCCCGGCGTGCCCAAGGAGATGGAGGCCATATTCGAGGAGCAGGCGGAGCCTCTGCTGAGGGCCAGAGGTCCGGGCCTCTGCTTCGCCGAGGATTCCTTCTACCTCGCCGGCGTGCCGGAGGCCGACCTATCGCCTATATTGAGGGAGGCGTTGAAGATAGACGAGAGGATCTATGTGAAGAGCCACCCGAAGGGCCACGAGACCGGCGCGCCGCTCGAGGAAATACACATATACGGTAGCGCCGGGAACTGCGACGAGGCGAGGAACTTGGTGGCCAAGGTGAGGCAGTTCCTCGTCGACGAGATATGGAGGCGTTTCCCCCAAGCCAAGCTGACCCCTCAGCCCCAGAGCGGCTAG
- a CDS encoding DMT family transporter: MDRDLLLLPVAIVAISSASILIRLTEADPVAITFWRLAIATAITIAVAEASGRGVKVGGWWPAAAAAGALLAIHFTTWIASLFYTTIAISTTLVNLHPLVMLAISKYGLSERVSRRTAIGVASSVAGSLLMFSAAAGLGGANLLGAFLAFIGALAFAGYLAVGRLVRARADTLSYTAVAYGFAALFALAASLGLGAKLFGYSPDVYALFAAIAVVPMLLGHSIFNYLLGRYRAITVAVSALGEPVGATLLAMPIFGQIPQPNVVLGMALILAGVVVVSLEEAQPKNPLARASAST, encoded by the coding sequence ATGGACCGCGATCTGTTGTTGCTGCCGGTGGCCATAGTCGCCATATCGAGCGCGTCGATACTTATCAGGCTGACCGAGGCGGATCCCGTGGCGATAACTTTCTGGCGCCTCGCCATAGCGACAGCCATAACTATCGCCGTCGCCGAGGCCTCCGGGAGGGGGGTGAAGGTGGGCGGGTGGTGGCCGGCCGCCGCGGCGGCGGGCGCCCTGCTCGCGATCCACTTCACGACCTGGATAGCCTCCCTCTTCTACACGACCATAGCCATAAGCACGACCTTGGTGAATCTACATCCGCTGGTCATGTTGGCCATAAGCAAATACGGCCTCTCCGAGAGGGTCAGCAGAAGGACCGCGATAGGCGTCGCCTCGTCGGTGGCCGGCAGCCTCCTCATGTTCTCGGCCGCGGCTGGCCTCGGCGGGGCCAACCTCCTCGGGGCGTTCCTCGCCTTTATCGGGGCGTTGGCCTTCGCAGGCTACCTCGCTGTGGGCCGGCTCGTGAGGGCTAGGGCCGATACTCTGAGCTACACGGCGGTCGCCTACGGCTTCGCGGCCCTATTCGCGCTCGCGGCGTCGTTGGGGCTGGGCGCCAAGCTCTTCGGGTACTCCCCGGACGTGTACGCGCTCTTCGCGGCGATCGCGGTAGTGCCCATGTTGTTAGGCCACAGTATATTCAACTACTTATTGGGCAGATATAGGGCCATCACGGTCGCAGTAAGCGCCCTCGGGGAGCCGGTCGGCGCCACCCTCCTGGCGATGCCCATATTCGGCCAAATACCGCAGCCCAACGTGGTCCTCGGCATGGCCTTGATACTCGCCGGCGTCGTGGTGGTGTCCCTCGAGGAGGCTCAGCCCAAGAACCCTCTAGCCCGCGCCTCCGCCAGCACGTAG
- the cobT gene encoding nicotinate mononucleotide-dependent phosphoribosyltransferase CobT — protein sequence MNPIIVVVVGTTDISLIPGITIAGASPELTHYTPAADVEYLLTGRPKSIPGIPVTPDGIPTPAVVTRALTRNMPKLVAFAGGRVRPKVPYIDLGGEPGGDFRKGPALSETAVENILENGRILGRELAKAGDVFIGESIPGGTTTAMAILVALGYDAWGKTSSAGPDNPKDLKTAVVKEGLARAGRLDDPIKALAELGDPVHVGVAAIALGVLDAGGAPVLAGGTQMLAAAAIIKALGGDLGKVTVATTGWIADDRSADFFGLAKAVGVANIKVTRASFSSSRFPGLRYYDRGYVKEGVAMGGALYLASLRGLPVLEMVEQEYERLVGS from the coding sequence ATGAACCCCATAATAGTCGTCGTTGTGGGGACGACGGACATCTCGCTAATACCCGGCATAACTATAGCCGGGGCTTCGCCCGAGCTCACCCACTACACGCCCGCCGCAGACGTGGAGTACCTCTTGACGGGGCGGCCCAAGAGCATACCCGGCATACCGGTGACGCCAGACGGCATACCGACTCCCGCCGTAGTGACGAGGGCTTTGACCCGCAATATGCCGAAGCTGGTGGCCTTCGCGGGAGGCAGAGTGAGGCCGAAGGTGCCCTACATAGATCTGGGCGGGGAGCCGGGCGGGGATTTCAGGAAGGGGCCCGCCCTCTCCGAGACGGCGGTGGAGAACATACTGGAGAACGGCAGGATCCTCGGCCGAGAGCTGGCTAAGGCCGGCGACGTCTTCATAGGGGAGTCCATACCGGGCGGCACCACTACGGCTATGGCGATACTGGTCGCGTTGGGGTATGACGCTTGGGGCAAGACCTCGTCGGCCGGCCCCGACAATCCCAAGGATCTCAAGACGGCGGTAGTCAAGGAGGGACTCGCAAGGGCCGGGCGGCTGGACGACCCGATAAAGGCGTTGGCCGAGCTGGGCGACCCCGTCCACGTCGGCGTCGCCGCCATCGCCCTCGGCGTGTTGGACGCAGGAGGCGCGCCGGTGTTGGCCGGCGGCACCCAGATGCTCGCCGCGGCCGCCATCATTAAAGCCCTCGGCGGCGATCTGGGCAAGGTGACCGTGGCGACCACGGGGTGGATCGCCGACGATAGATCGGCCGACTTCTTCGGCCTCGCGAAGGCAGTCGGCGTAGCCAACATCAAGGTGACCAGGGCGTCGTTCTCCTCGTCCCGTTTTCCGGGGCTCAGATACTACGATCGGGGATACGTCAAGGAGGGTGTGGCCATGGGCGGCGCGCTGTACCTCGCCTCCCTCCGCGGCCTGCCGGTGCTCGAGATGGTCGAACAGGAGTACGAGAGGCTCGTCGGGTCTTGA
- a CDS encoding peroxiredoxin has product MEFPDVELKAHTGEVVNPKKYEKAVVYFFPKAFTSGCTREAIRFNELYEEFKAAGFEVFGVSVDGVDTLRKFAEKYGLRFKLLSDEGGALARRLGILRPTGTAERVTYVLKSGSIAEVLRGLKSADQHADKALEVAKRI; this is encoded by the coding sequence ATGGAGTTCCCCGACGTAGAGCTCAAGGCCCACACAGGCGAGGTCGTGAACCCCAAGAAATACGAGAAGGCGGTGGTCTATTTCTTCCCCAAGGCGTTCACGTCTGGCTGCACTAGGGAGGCCATAAGGTTCAACGAGCTCTACGAGGAGTTCAAGGCCGCCGGCTTCGAGGTCTTCGGCGTGTCTGTCGACGGTGTCGATACGTTGAGGAAATTCGCCGAGAAGTACGGGCTGAGGTTCAAGCTCCTCAGCGACGAGGGCGGGGCGCTCGCGAGGAGGCTGGGCATACTAAGGCCCACCGGCACCGCAGAGAGGGTGACCTACGTGCTCAAGTCTGGGTCGATAGCGGAGGTCTTGCGGGGGCTCAAAAGCGCCGACCAGCACGCCGATAAAGCTTTAGAGGTGGCAAAGAGGATCTGA
- a CDS encoding NCS2 family permease yields MNLDSFFQISERGSTVRREVIAGLTTFLAMAYILFVNPSILTGGFELALSNALHVPVDQLAASPTYGPLIESVRLGFTIATALAAGFATLVMALYARLPFALAPGMGENAFIGFTVIPAFTAALLSKQLAPASEAPLLAIYLALVSVFFNGVLFLIFSVGGIREFIINSVPESIRIGTSIGIGLFISLIGMADMGLVTAGTGTPISINWSAFSTLGLYLGIASALVAAALLSKRTPGAFLIAIIATTIVGAALGLVRPPPSWALTPSLTTSIANDLPRSFYLYFALFGLGFPIAFSLFLVDFFDGLGTITGLAMRAGLVKDGKIVNINRALITDSLASIVAPFFGTSTTVIYVESATGIEQGGRTGLTALVVSLLFFASVALAPVFTIVPGFATGGVLVLVGLLFLSLAGRLAIMDDYTETVPAFLTMIGIPFTFSITAGIGLGFIFYLLMKLATGRFSDLKPGIVAIAILFAIFFALSAIGF; encoded by the coding sequence ATGAACCTAGACAGCTTCTTCCAGATCTCGGAGCGCGGGTCCACTGTCAGGAGGGAGGTCATAGCCGGCCTAACGACGTTTCTTGCCATGGCGTACATACTGTTCGTAAACCCGAGCATATTGACGGGAGGCTTCGAGCTGGCCCTCAGCAACGCGCTACACGTGCCCGTCGACCAGCTGGCCGCCTCGCCGACGTACGGGCCTCTTATCGAGAGCGTGAGGCTTGGGTTCACCATAGCCACCGCGCTTGCGGCGGGCTTTGCGACCCTGGTCATGGCCTTATACGCCCGCCTGCCCTTCGCGTTGGCTCCCGGCATGGGCGAAAACGCGTTTATAGGCTTCACGGTAATCCCCGCGTTCACAGCCGCCTTGCTGTCCAAGCAACTGGCGCCCGCCTCCGAGGCGCCGCTTCTGGCGATCTATCTAGCCCTCGTCTCCGTGTTCTTCAACGGAGTTCTATTCCTCATATTCTCTGTAGGCGGCATTAGGGAGTTCATAATAAACTCGGTGCCCGAGTCCATCAGGATCGGCACGTCTATCGGCATAGGCCTCTTCATATCGCTGATCGGAATGGCCGACATGGGCCTCGTCACCGCCGGGACGGGGACCCCCATATCGATAAACTGGTCGGCCTTCTCGACCCTAGGCCTCTACCTAGGCATAGCGAGCGCGCTCGTGGCCGCCGCGCTTCTCTCTAAGAGGACGCCGGGCGCGTTCCTCATAGCGATCATCGCCACAACCATAGTCGGGGCCGCGTTGGGGCTGGTGAGGCCGCCGCCGTCGTGGGCCCTCACGCCGTCTCTCACGACCTCTATAGCCAACGATCTGCCCCGCTCTTTCTACCTCTACTTCGCGCTCTTCGGCCTCGGCTTCCCCATAGCGTTCTCCCTATTCCTCGTCGACTTCTTCGACGGCCTCGGCACCATAACGGGCTTGGCCATGAGGGCAGGCCTCGTCAAGGACGGGAAGATAGTGAACATAAACAGGGCGCTGATCACCGACTCGCTCGCCTCAATAGTAGCGCCGTTTTTCGGCACATCGACGACCGTAATATACGTCGAGAGCGCCACAGGCATAGAGCAGGGCGGCCGCACGGGCCTGACCGCGTTGGTGGTATCACTGCTATTCTTCGCGTCGGTGGCGCTCGCCCCCGTCTTCACGATAGTCCCCGGCTTCGCGACCGGCGGCGTGTTGGTGCTGGTCGGTCTGCTGTTCCTCAGCCTGGCCGGAAGACTCGCCATAATGGACGACTACACTGAGACAGTCCCCGCCTTCCTGACGATGATAGGGATACCGTTCACGTTCAGCATAACCGCCGGGATAGGGCTCGGCTTTATATTCTATCTCCTTATGAAGCTCGCCACCGGCAGGTTCTCCGATCTGAAGCCAGGAATCGTCGCTATAGCCATACTCTTCGCAATATTCTTCGCGCTGTCGGCCATCGGGTTCTAA
- a CDS encoding NTP transferase domain-containing protein translates to MGGGVTGVILAGGRGARFGDPFKCLRPVCGVPMMLRVAAALQPFSSRLVVATTRSHGPVAWLARLWGMEVVYTEGRGYELDFSELLPYAPAVVAACDLPFLTPNHVARLISKPVMSTAVGAGGYVGLTWLPSGDTARWVDVSMPDLVDVDTREGWMALAGCTGPTYPVFVDPGSLLPHEDVESVPALGGMVRPIAVDAWTCTVLDGHHRLSALAERGLPAPVVPLDYSRIDVRDGDGNEVSKLAVLSAASRGVKLGVRATRHYYNGVHVSELDHVEADIGFLARVRPLKCDPI, encoded by the coding sequence GTGGGCGGCGGCGTAACCGGCGTGATACTGGCCGGCGGCAGAGGCGCCAGGTTCGGCGACCCCTTCAAGTGCTTGAGGCCGGTCTGCGGCGTCCCCATGATGTTGAGGGTAGCCGCCGCGCTACAGCCCTTCTCCTCCCGCCTGGTGGTGGCCACGACGAGGTCGCACGGGCCCGTGGCGTGGCTGGCCAGGCTGTGGGGGATGGAGGTGGTGTATACCGAGGGCCGGGGATACGAGCTGGACTTCTCCGAGCTCCTCCCATACGCGCCCGCCGTGGTGGCTGCCTGCGATCTGCCTTTCCTGACGCCTAACCACGTCGCGAGGCTGATCTCCAAGCCTGTCATGTCCACGGCGGTAGGCGCGGGGGGCTACGTGGGCCTTACCTGGCTACCTAGCGGCGACACCGCTAGGTGGGTCGACGTGAGTATGCCTGATCTAGTCGACGTGGATACTAGGGAGGGCTGGATGGCCCTAGCCGGCTGTACCGGCCCCACATACCCCGTATTCGTCGATCCCGGCTCCCTTCTGCCCCATGAAGACGTGGAGTCCGTGCCTGCGTTGGGCGGCATGGTGAGGCCGATAGCCGTCGACGCCTGGACTTGCACTGTGCTGGACGGACACCACCGCCTTAGCGCGTTGGCGGAGCGCGGGCTACCGGCGCCTGTGGTCCCCCTTGACTACTCCCGCATCGACGTGAGGGACGGCGACGGCAACGAGGTGTCCAAGTTGGCCGTGCTGTCGGCCGCCTCCCGCGGCGTCAAGCTCGGCGTTAGGGCCACCCGCCACTACTACAACGGCGTCCACGTATCGGAGCTGGACCACGTCGAGGCCGATATCGGCTTTTTAGCCCGCGTGAGGCCGCTCAAGTGCGATCCCATTTAG
- a CDS encoding adenosylcobinamide amidohydrolase — MLDLGRDLLALGNVVLGGDFEKVRYVVFKQVDRYIADFDLYASTLLESLGLVGRAAVFFTAADISKMRRAEGRLVELYATVGLANPACIGATHSREEHTVNILVVSRVPLSRRGLLDLYRTAAEAKAATLTARGLCGGRPSLGTTSDAVLVAAPPGDAHYAGAATEIGSETSFLIYEILNK, encoded by the coding sequence GTGTTGGACCTAGGCCGCGATCTGCTCGCCTTAGGCAACGTGGTCCTCGGCGGCGATTTCGAGAAGGTGAGGTACGTCGTCTTCAAACAGGTGGACAGGTATATAGCGGACTTCGACCTCTACGCGTCGACGTTGCTGGAGAGCTTGGGCCTCGTCGGCAGGGCGGCCGTGTTCTTCACGGCGGCGGACATATCGAAGATGAGGCGCGCCGAGGGCCGGCTCGTGGAGCTCTACGCGACGGTGGGCCTGGCCAACCCGGCGTGCATCGGCGCTACGCACAGCAGGGAGGAGCATACGGTGAACATACTCGTCGTGTCTCGGGTGCCTCTCTCCAGAAGAGGCCTTCTCGACCTCTACAGGACGGCGGCCGAGGCCAAGGCGGCGACGTTGACAGCCCGCGGTCTCTGCGGCGGGAGGCCGTCGTTGGGCACAACGTCGGATGCCGTGCTCGTCGCGGCGCCGCCGGGAGATGCGCACTACGCCGGCGCGGCGACTGAGATAGGCTCCGAGACTTCCTTTTTAATATACGAGATACTAAATAAATAG
- a CDS encoding AIR synthase family protein, producing the protein MRVGKLPLELVERYIWSRTGSYDPSVLLGPSLGEDAAIIRTRGPYIATHTDPISGSVELLGWLAVHVVSNDLATRGIRPRWLLPTIFLPPSSSEEVLDKITRQMDAAARELGAAIVGGHTEVTTAVERPLVVMAAIGEGDRYVSTGGARPGDLIIMTKSAAMEAAAILATDFRDRLKALGIADDVLERAAGFIRRVSVVKEALLIADLADAMHDPTEGGVLAGLAEMAYASGATIRVDPGSVKVYEEAALLCSAVGLDPLFTLSSGALLAAVPRDKADEALRRLRGAGVEASIIGEVVPREQHLVIGGSIALDTPYVRDRFFELF; encoded by the coding sequence ATGAGGGTTGGGAAACTGCCTCTGGAGCTCGTGGAGCGCTACATATGGTCGAGGACGGGCTCCTACGACCCGTCTGTGTTGTTGGGCCCCAGCCTCGGCGAGGACGCCGCGATCATCAGGACCAGAGGGCCCTACATAGCTACGCATACCGACCCCATATCCGGCTCCGTCGAGCTGTTGGGGTGGCTCGCCGTACACGTGGTCTCCAACGACTTAGCGACTAGAGGGATAAGGCCTAGGTGGCTGTTGCCCACCATATTCCTCCCGCCTAGCTCGAGCGAGGAGGTCTTGGACAAGATAACGAGACAGATGGACGCAGCGGCGCGGGAGCTGGGCGCCGCCATAGTGGGCGGCCACACTGAGGTAACCACGGCCGTCGAGAGGCCTCTGGTCGTCATGGCCGCCATAGGCGAGGGCGACAGATACGTGAGCACGGGCGGGGCCAGGCCGGGCGACTTGATCATCATGACCAAGAGCGCTGCCATGGAGGCCGCCGCGATACTCGCCACCGACTTCAGAGACAGGCTCAAGGCTCTGGGAATCGCCGACGACGTCCTCGAGAGGGCGGCGGGGTTCATAAGGCGTGTGTCGGTCGTGAAGGAGGCCCTCCTCATAGCCGACTTGGCAGACGCCATGCACGACCCCACAGAAGGCGGCGTCCTGGCAGGCCTTGCGGAGATGGCCTACGCTTCCGGCGCCACGATAAGGGTAGACCCTGGATCGGTCAAGGTATACGAGGAGGCCGCCTTGCTGTGCTCGGCTGTGGGGCTCGACCCCCTCTTCACGTTGAGCTCGGGCGCTCTGCTCGCGGCCGTCCCCAGAGATAAGGCCGACGAGGCTCTCCGCCGTCTGAGAGGCGCGGGCGTAGAGGCCTCGATAATAGGCGAGGTGGTCCCCCGGGAGCAGCATCTGGTGATCGGCGGATCTATCGCGTTGGATACACCCTATGTCAGGGACAGATTCTTCGAGCTCTTCTAA